From a single Silene latifolia isolate original U9 population chromosome 6, ASM4854445v1, whole genome shotgun sequence genomic region:
- the LOC141658610 gene encoding uncharacterized protein LOC141658610: MADPSTSETHQTAPTMDESEQNRKAYDFAFILKPAKTLKIAVEAFSDPKLNKDMEALIQVGPNGFEMTVWNIDMDTGNEVFVMLRFMSAGLEDFQCSKPLRKMLPLKGLSKVVRAADEFNPEAEGVAIFVEHGSNRISFQWGTSALDFALGRPVNIDLKEADADYQNFTNISYMYETVVPSKDLPTMMTRLPEDFSFMGAQIVEMVIGEEEEEYRIQMEWSFWKSLESASGIAENCTVCLIGEPEKYVMLRFKLGEFGDMVILNEADFVYAPDLPIKGHFHSLH; this comes from the exons ATGGCAGATCCTTCAACTTCCGAAACTCACCAAACCGCCCCAACCATGGATGAATCCGAGCAGAACCGAAAAGCATATGACTTTGCCTTCATTCTAAAACCCGCCAAAACCTTGAAGATAGCAGTTGAGGCCTTTTCCGACCCGAAATTGAACAAGGACATGGAGGCATTGATTCAAGTGGGTCCAAATGGGTTCGAAATGACGGTCTGGAATATCGATATGGACACTGGTAATGAAGTCTTTGTGATGTTACGCTTCATGTCCGCTGGTTTAGAAGACTTTCAATGCTCAAAACCCTTGAGAAAGATGCTTCCATTGAAGGGACTCTCTAAAGTTGTTAGAGCTGCTGATGAATTTAACCCGGAGGCAGAGGGCGTCGCCATTTTCGTTGAACACGGTTCGAATCGAATTTCATTTCAATGGGGTACCTCTGCTCTGG ATTTTGCTTTAGGTCGTCCTGTGAATATTGACTTGAAAGAAGCTGATGCCGATTACCAAAACTTCACCAACATCTCTTACATGTACGAGACTGTCGTACCATCAAAGGACTTGCCTACAATGATGACAAGGTTACCAGAAGATTTCAGTTTTATGGGAGCTCAGATTG TTGAAATGGTGATAggggaagaagaggaggaataCAGAATTCAGATGGAATGGTCATTCTGGAAATCATTGGAGAGTGCATCAGGAATTGCAGAGAACTGTACAGTATGTCTGATTGGAGAGCCGGAAAAGTACGTAATGTTGAGGTTCAAGCTGGGTGAATTTGGAGATATGGTGATCCTGAACGAGGCTGATTTCGTGTATGCTCCGGACCTTCCTATCAAGGGTCACTTCCATTCTCTACACTGA